The following coding sequences are from one Thermofilaceae archaeon window:
- a CDS encoding PqqD family protein: MPLIRKEKQPKPPPIPPEVILASRPLKNPAIVWEKNEKGEVVIRIPLETSQSGLFSGFVKEPREKKILLDPIGSYVWELIDGEKTINEIAELVAQRFKFHRREAQMSLLAYIQMLAERGLITLLAPAPASR, from the coding sequence ATGCCTCTAATCAGAAAGGAGAAGCAGCCTAAACCTCCACCAATCCCCCCAGAGGTGATCCTCGCCAGCAGACCTCTGAAAAACCCAGCAATAGTGTGGGAGAAGAACGAAAAAGGCGAGGTCGTTATTAGGATCCCGCTCGAGACATCGCAGTCAGGGTTGTTCAGCGGCTTCGTGAAGGAGCCCCGCGAAAAGAAGATACTGCTAGACCCCATCGGCTCCTACGTTTGGGAATTGATTGACGGTGAGAAAACCATCAACGAGATCGCAGAGCTTGTGGCTCAACGCTTCAAGTTCCACCGAAGAGAGGCGCAGATGTCCCTGCTCGCCTACATCCAGATGCTAGCGGAACGGGGACTTATTACGCTGCTTGCGCCTGCACCTGCTAGCCGCTAG
- the uppS gene encoding polyprenyl diphosphate synthase codes for MRRIARLVRKTAATLGVYKLYEKLLEEEVLSAGKIPSHVAVILDGNRRWARERGVSCEEGYREGAERVREFLNWCYDLGVKTVTLYALSTENLMRRDPTEINTLLGILREYLKRELEVSELVKRRVRVKALGFLELLPPDIAAGVRELERRTESFDDRFLNVALAYGGRAEIVEAARRIAEDVSKGVLKIEEIDEKTFERYLQTSHLPNPYPDLVIRTSGELRISNFLIWQIAYSELVFLDVYWPEFRKIDFLRALRTYQKRSRRFGA; via the coding sequence ATGCGCAGAATCGCTCGACTGGTTAGAAAAACGGCTGCAACGCTCGGCGTATATAAGCTCTACGAGAAGCTACTAGAGGAGGAGGTGTTGAGCGCGGGAAAGATACCCTCACATGTGGCTGTGATCCTAGATGGCAACAGAAGGTGGGCTAGAGAGAGGGGGGTTTCGTGCGAAGAGGGGTACAGAGAAGGTGCTGAGCGCGTAAGAGAGTTCCTCAACTGGTGCTACGACTTGGGCGTGAAAACTGTGACGCTGTACGCCTTATCAACCGAGAACTTGATGAGGCGCGATCCTACAGAGATAAACACTTTGCTCGGAATCCTGAGGGAGTACCTTAAAAGGGAGCTTGAGGTAAGTGAGCTTGTAAAAAGGAGGGTTCGGGTGAAAGCTCTCGGCTTCCTAGAGCTCCTCCCACCGGATATCGCAGCGGGCGTGAGAGAGCTCGAAAGAAGGACGGAGAGCTTCGATGATAGGTTTCTCAACGTGGCGCTGGCTTACGGAGGGCGGGCGGAAATCGTTGAAGCCGCGAGAAGGATCGCTGAAGATGTTTCAAAGGGTGTCCTGAAGATCGAGGAGATAGACGAAAAAACCTTCGAAAGGTACCTGCAAACGTCTCACTTGCCGAACCCGTACCCGGACCTGGTTATACGCACGAGCGGGGAACTGAGGATTAGCAACTTCCTTATTTGGCAAATCGCCTACTCGGAGTTGGTCTTCCTAGACGTTTACTGGCCTGAGTTCAGAAAGATTGACTTCCTCCGGGCTTTAAGGACGTACCAGAAGAGGAGTAGGCGGTTCGGTGCGTGA
- a CDS encoding helix-turn-helix domain-containing protein: protein MASSDSSDALNIEDIYTVLGNPVRRRIVEIIAEKGAVSFTELKRSLNLSVGTLYYNLDGLKDFITKDENRKYVLTAKGVTLYKVMKEGDEAIKRALEEQRSAFKILDNYLLRYLVPQQLFIPLYKNNTLSLIVAMACMILGLLTSLFTRLPLKILEVEQVPISSFNEVSSFIFKREYLIFLNYAISILILLIVVQLTTKVFTRNRPPLLGLLAGLLVAQLPLYGYMLVQWIITGWSYPNVPTQTIVALAVTFRLFQVVSLCLLTAAISVFYRFSRERSFLIASLLLYISFFAKHLLPA from the coding sequence GTGGCTTCCAGCGATAGCAGTGACGCGCTCAATATCGAGGATATATACACGGTGCTTGGAAACCCCGTCAGGAGGAGAATCGTAGAGATCATTGCGGAGAAAGGGGCTGTATCGTTCACCGAGTTGAAACGCAGCTTAAATCTCAGCGTTGGTACGCTTTACTACAACCTGGATGGACTGAAGGACTTTATCACGAAGGATGAGAATAGGAAGTACGTTCTGACCGCGAAGGGAGTTACGCTCTACAAGGTCATGAAGGAAGGGGACGAAGCCATCAAGAGGGCACTAGAAGAGCAAAGAAGCGCTTTTAAAATTCTCGACAACTACTTACTCCGCTACCTCGTACCCCAGCAGCTGTTTATCCCGTTGTACAAAAACAATACTCTTAGTTTAATCGTCGCTATGGCTTGCATGATTCTAGGACTACTAACTTCTCTATTCACGCGACTCCCTCTTAAAATTTTGGAAGTTGAACAAGTTCCAATAAGTTCTTTTAACGAAGTAAGTTCTTTTATATTTAAACGAGAATATTTAATTTTCCTTAATTATGCAATAAGCATCTTAATACTTTTAATCGTAGTGCAGCTCACCACAAAGGTCTTCACTCGTAATAGGCCACCCCTTCTAGGGCTCCTAGCTGGTCTGCTAGTTGCACAGCTCCCCCTCTACGGCTATATGTTGGTTCAATGGATCATAACGGGATGGAGCTACCCCAACGTTCCGACCCAGACGATAGTCGCATTAGCCGTCACATTCAGACTCTTCCAGGTGGTCAGCTTATGCTTGCTCACCGCCGCAATATCAGTCTTCTACAGGTTCAGTAGGGAACGCAGCTTCCTCATCGCCTCTCTACTGCTGTACATCAGCTTCTTCGCCAAACACCTGCTTCCAGCATGA
- a CDS encoding RsmB/NOP family class I SAM-dependent RNA methyltransferase: MSFEGISPYAFRLASLTLELIERRRTSLEVAFQEALNSVGRSDPHALKLARRALLSFAKADLLLEASGLGNIPLRRKCAYRVAFALLEEGVDVGQLEAGLLSGRLRALLTRRALEEVEHLVSGLPPTQRLAVENSFPPWIIDEISKHLGLREAEKLVKACSRRTIWIRINELKISRAKALNALRRYADLREDKEFPEVLELVGVEDPPPDVLKMAERGLIVIQDKGSVAVAHALGDSRNLLVMDAAAAPGLKTSLLQQLSNNEAEIVAVDVSRRRLGEMRKLLSRLGVRNVRLLLADSRIAKFTRKFDKILLDAPCTNTGAIASDPALRLILWKPAGIDKFPLLQKSLLTNTLEHLKDGGDLVYSTCSLLSSEGESVIETLPLDWLSSEGVWGLPGYQNFACGSRVRRLFPHIHRTTAFFVAKIRPHS; the protein is encoded by the coding sequence ATGAGCTTCGAAGGGATTTCGCCCTACGCCTTCAGGCTGGCCTCCCTCACGCTGGAGCTCATCGAGAGGAGAAGGACTTCCCTGGAGGTGGCGTTTCAGGAAGCTCTCAACAGCGTTGGCAGAAGCGATCCCCACGCATTGAAGCTTGCTAGGAGAGCGCTGTTAAGCTTCGCTAAAGCAGACCTTTTGCTCGAGGCTAGCGGGCTTGGGAACATACCATTGAGGCGGAAATGCGCTTACAGAGTCGCATTCGCCCTGCTGGAGGAGGGCGTTGATGTGGGGCAATTAGAAGCTGGCCTATTAAGCGGCCGGTTGCGCGCTCTGCTAACGCGGAGAGCGCTCGAAGAAGTGGAGCATCTAGTCTCCGGCCTCCCTCCCACGCAACGCCTAGCCGTAGAGAACTCCTTCCCACCCTGGATTATCGATGAGATCTCAAAGCACCTCGGGTTGAGGGAAGCTGAGAAGCTCGTGAAGGCCTGCAGTAGGAGGACAATCTGGATCAGGATCAACGAGTTGAAGATAAGCCGCGCGAAAGCTCTCAATGCTCTCCGCAGATACGCTGATTTGCGTGAGGACAAAGAGTTTCCCGAGGTTTTGGAGCTCGTCGGGGTGGAAGATCCCCCGCCCGACGTGTTGAAGATGGCTGAGAGGGGCCTCATCGTGATCCAGGATAAGGGCAGCGTCGCCGTGGCACACGCTCTGGGCGATTCGAGGAATCTCCTCGTGATGGATGCAGCTGCTGCACCGGGGTTGAAAACCTCTCTATTGCAGCAGCTTTCCAATAACGAAGCTGAAATCGTGGCGGTAGACGTCTCGCGACGCAGGCTGGGCGAGATGAGGAAGCTGCTATCGAGGTTGGGCGTACGCAATGTACGATTGCTGCTTGCGGATTCTAGGATCGCCAAATTTACCAGGAAGTTCGATAAAATCCTTCTGGACGCACCCTGCACGAACACAGGCGCTATAGCTAGCGACCCTGCGCTCCGCCTTATACTTTGGAAACCTGCTGGCATCGATAAGTTCCCTCTTCTTCAGAAAAGCCTTCTTACCAATACACTCGAACACCTCAAGGATGGAGGGGATCTGGTCTACTCGACCTGCTCTCTGCTCAGTAGTGAGGGTGAATCCGTCATCGAAACTCTCCCGCTTGATTGGTTGAGCTCTGAGGGGGTGTGGGGTTTGCCGGGCTATCAAAACTTTGCGTGTGGTAGTAGGGTTCGTAGATTATTTCCGCATATCCACAGAACCACGGCTTTCTTCGTAGCTAAAATTAGACCTCATAGTTAG
- a CDS encoding Zn-ribbon domain-containing OB-fold protein, translated as MVWAESVPRVWRERVRKYRLIGGRCPSCGNVTYPHRLVCPFCGYEGLEPIELPRRGKVVTFTVIRHPPRGFEGREPYVIAIVELENGARILAQLTDVRPDEVRVGMEVEGVFRKFREQSSSGIIEYGIKFRPVI; from the coding sequence ATGGTTTGGGCTGAGAGCGTACCGAGGGTTTGGAGGGAGAGGGTTAGGAAGTACCGGCTGATAGGGGGTCGGTGCCCCTCCTGCGGTAACGTCACTTACCCGCACAGGTTAGTGTGCCCCTTCTGTGGCTATGAAGGGCTAGAACCTATTGAATTGCCCAGGCGAGGGAAGGTGGTTACCTTCACCGTGATAAGGCACCCACCTAGGGGTTTTGAAGGGCGGGAGCCCTACGTGATCGCTATCGTCGAGCTGGAGAACGGGGCGAGAATCCTAGCGCAACTCACCGACGTGAGGCCAGACGAAGTAAGGGTTGGAATGGAGGTCGAGGGTGTATTCAGGAAGTTCAGGGAGCAGTCGTCGAGTGGAATCATAGAATACGGCATAAAGTTCAGGCCAGTAATTTAA
- a CDS encoding thiolase domain-containing protein codes for MAGRVYVIGAGATKIGEHWDKSLRELAVEALLAAVKDAGISKREIEALYVGNMMSGQLQGQEHLGALVATWAGIPGVAACKVEAACASGGVAFHQAYLAVASGLYDCVAVVGVEKMTDALPSDVTAALATAEDQEYVVFTGASFVGLNALLYRLYLEKYGVKQENVASFAVHCHKMAVANPYAQFRRAVSLEEVMSSPLIADPIRLLECAPVGDGAAALILCSEGFLKRNPRDEIVEVTGSSVATDVLSVHERKDPLDAAAFRRAVEAAMRMSRVEVNDIDVLEVHDAFTILGVLSLEVTGFAPKGEGSRLVVEGELEPGGKIPTNTLGGLKARGHPVGATGVYQILDVVLQLRGKAGPNQVSEAEIGMAQNFGGVAGTVAVNVLKRVR; via the coding sequence ATGGCTGGGAGGGTCTACGTTATAGGGGCCGGTGCGACGAAGATCGGGGAGCACTGGGACAAATCGCTCAGGGAGCTCGCTGTTGAGGCTTTGCTAGCGGCGGTTAAGGATGCTGGTATCAGCAAGAGGGAGATCGAGGCGCTCTACGTTGGCAACATGATGTCGGGGCAGCTGCAGGGTCAGGAGCACCTGGGTGCGTTGGTTGCGACGTGGGCGGGCATCCCCGGCGTAGCAGCGTGCAAGGTCGAGGCTGCCTGCGCTAGCGGTGGAGTGGCCTTCCACCAGGCCTACCTGGCTGTCGCCTCCGGTCTGTACGACTGCGTAGCAGTGGTAGGCGTCGAGAAAATGACGGATGCGCTGCCGAGCGATGTCACGGCTGCGCTAGCTACAGCTGAGGACCAGGAGTACGTTGTATTCACTGGGGCATCGTTCGTAGGGTTGAACGCCCTCCTGTACCGCTTGTACCTCGAGAAGTACGGTGTCAAGCAGGAGAACGTAGCGTCGTTCGCCGTGCACTGCCATAAGATGGCTGTGGCAAACCCCTACGCCCAGTTCAGGCGCGCAGTCAGCCTCGAGGAGGTGATGAGTTCGCCGCTCATCGCCGACCCGATAAGGTTGCTCGAGTGCGCCCCGGTCGGTGATGGGGCGGCCGCCCTCATACTGTGCAGCGAGGGCTTCCTCAAGAGGAACCCTCGCGACGAAATCGTTGAGGTGACCGGGAGCTCCGTGGCTACCGACGTGTTGAGCGTGCACGAGCGGAAGGACCCGCTTGACGCTGCTGCCTTCCGCAGAGCTGTCGAAGCCGCTATGAGGATGTCACGAGTGGAAGTTAACGACATCGACGTGCTCGAGGTGCACGACGCCTTCACCATACTGGGGGTTCTCTCACTCGAGGTTACGGGCTTCGCGCCAAAGGGTGAGGGTAGCCGCCTAGTTGTTGAAGGGGAGTTGGAGCCGGGCGGTAAGATTCCCACAAACACGTTGGGCGGGTTGAAGGCGAGGGGGCACCCCGTGGGAGCAACCGGCGTCTACCAGATCCTCGACGTCGTACTCCAGCTGAGGGGTAAAGCGGGACCCAACCAGGTTAGCGAGGCTGAAATAGGCATGGCTCAGAACTTCGGGGGCGTGGCTGGCACAGTAGCTGTAAACGTGCTGAAAAGGGTGAGGTAG
- a CDS encoding hydroxymethylglutaryl-CoA synthase, translating into MKLTTSVGVLGYGAYVPLYRVKGSEISRIWSGEEEPVREKSVPGLDEDSLTMACEAAREALEMANVKREEVGALLVGSESPPYAVKPSATVIAEALGLTPRVVAIDMEFACKAGTTAAILVAGLIAGGAIKHGLAIGTDNAQARPGDELDYTAGAGAAALLLSREVESAVALIEYVYSYVTDTPDFWRREGERFPRHTFRFTGAPAYFHHIVGAAKGLMEEAGLKPSDFDHVVFHQPNVRFPLRAAQMLGFKEEQVKLGLVCGEIGNTYAAASLIGLVRVLDHARPGQRILVVSFGSGAGSDAICLVTTENVGRKKSSLERLLSKKVYVDYAQYAKQKGLLRVA; encoded by the coding sequence ATGAAGCTTACGACTAGCGTCGGAGTGCTGGGGTACGGAGCCTACGTCCCTCTTTACAGGGTTAAAGGTTCGGAGATCTCGCGCATCTGGAGTGGCGAGGAAGAACCTGTAAGAGAGAAGAGCGTGCCGGGGCTTGATGAGGATTCTCTTACGATGGCTTGCGAAGCAGCCAGGGAGGCCTTGGAGATGGCGAACGTCAAGCGTGAGGAGGTTGGCGCGCTCCTCGTTGGCTCGGAATCTCCACCCTACGCTGTCAAACCCTCGGCGACTGTGATCGCTGAAGCTCTGGGTTTGACGCCGCGCGTAGTCGCGATAGACATGGAGTTCGCCTGCAAAGCTGGGACGACTGCCGCGATTCTAGTCGCAGGGCTCATCGCCGGTGGGGCGATAAAGCACGGTCTTGCCATCGGGACCGATAACGCTCAGGCGAGACCGGGGGATGAGTTGGATTACACTGCCGGTGCCGGCGCGGCCGCGCTCCTCCTATCCAGAGAGGTCGAGTCGGCCGTCGCCCTCATAGAGTACGTGTACTCCTACGTAACTGACACTCCCGACTTCTGGAGGCGCGAGGGGGAGAGGTTCCCGAGGCATACTTTCAGGTTCACGGGAGCTCCAGCGTACTTCCACCACATTGTTGGAGCAGCAAAGGGTCTGATGGAGGAGGCCGGTCTTAAGCCCTCCGACTTCGATCACGTGGTGTTCCACCAGCCGAACGTGAGGTTTCCGCTTAGAGCAGCACAGATGCTCGGATTCAAAGAGGAGCAAGTAAAGCTCGGGCTTGTCTGCGGTGAGATAGGGAACACCTACGCCGCAGCCTCTTTGATCGGCCTCGTTAGGGTTTTGGATCACGCAAGGCCGGGGCAGAGGATACTGGTGGTTTCCTTCGGCTCCGGAGCCGGCTCGGATGCGATATGCCTCGTTACAACCGAGAATGTAGGGAGGAAGAAGAGTTCCTTAGAACGGCTCCTATCAAAGAAGGTTTACGTAGATTACGCCCAGTACGCGAAACAGAAAGGCCTCTTGAGGGTGGCTTAA
- the pgk gene encoding phosphoglycerate kinase: MLEEYGIKTLDDVEVAGKWTFVRVDINSPIDPASKKILDDSRIREHAEHTIKELVTRRAKVVVIAHQGRKGDPDFTSLKEHAEVMAKILGVRVHFVDDIFGEKARRAIEALREGEVLVLENVRMWDGETKSAKAEDHAKSELVRNLAPYVDIFVVDAFAAAHRAHASLVGFMPVAKHVVAGRVMERELRALAKVRAKPERPCVYILGGAKAEDAADISEAVLSQGIADYVLTGGLVANLFLAAKGYNLGAPNVKVLEDKGFMPLLPRFKEVLNKFGEKIVLPVDLAIDVNGRREEISLEKLPTNFLIKDVGSETLKIYERVIKEARSIVMNGPLGVFEVDEFATGTRRVFEAIAASKAFSVIGGGHTIAAAAKLGFTDKVSHVSTGGGALMEFLSKGTLPVVEELKRFSK; encoded by the coding sequence ATGCTCGAGGAGTACGGGATAAAGACACTGGATGACGTAGAGGTGGCGGGTAAGTGGACATTCGTCAGAGTGGATATAAACTCACCGATAGATCCCGCGTCGAAGAAGATACTTGACGATAGCAGAATCCGTGAGCACGCGGAGCACACAATCAAGGAGCTGGTTACGAGAAGAGCGAAAGTCGTCGTAATCGCTCACCAGGGACGCAAGGGTGACCCCGATTTCACCAGCCTCAAGGAGCACGCTGAAGTTATGGCGAAAATCCTCGGCGTTAGGGTCCACTTCGTGGACGACATTTTCGGCGAAAAAGCGCGCCGTGCGATCGAAGCCCTCAGAGAGGGCGAAGTGCTAGTCTTAGAGAACGTCAGGATGTGGGACGGTGAGACTAAGAGCGCGAAAGCCGAGGATCACGCGAAATCGGAACTCGTGCGCAATCTTGCACCGTACGTGGACATCTTCGTCGTTGACGCATTCGCAGCCGCGCATAGGGCTCACGCCTCCCTCGTCGGCTTCATGCCCGTCGCAAAGCACGTAGTAGCTGGCAGGGTAATGGAGAGAGAGCTGCGAGCCTTAGCTAAGGTGAGAGCGAAGCCGGAAAGGCCTTGCGTATACATCCTCGGGGGCGCCAAGGCCGAGGATGCAGCCGACATTTCTGAGGCGGTACTCAGCCAGGGTATTGCGGACTACGTGCTCACGGGAGGTCTTGTAGCAAACCTGTTCCTAGCGGCCAAGGGCTACAACTTAGGTGCTCCCAACGTTAAGGTTTTAGAAGATAAGGGTTTCATGCCGCTTCTACCCCGCTTCAAAGAGGTCCTTAACAAGTTTGGTGAGAAAATTGTACTGCCCGTTGATTTAGCGATCGACGTTAACGGTAGGAGGGAGGAGATCAGCCTCGAGAAACTACCTACGAACTTCTTGATAAAGGATGTTGGATCCGAAACGCTGAAGATTTACGAAAGGGTGATAAAGGAGGCCAGAAGCATTGTGATGAACGGCCCGCTCGGCGTTTTCGAGGTAGATGAATTCGCTACGGGAACGCGTAGGGTGTTCGAAGCCATAGCTGCCTCGAAAGCTTTTAGCGTCATCGGCGGAGGGCACACCATAGCTGCCGCCGCTAAGCTGGGCTTCACGGACAAAGTGTCTCACGTCAGTACCGGCGGCGGAGCTCTAATGGAGTTCCTGAGCAAGGGTACGCTGCCCGTAGTAGAGGAGCTCAAGAGGTTCAGCAAGTAA
- a CDS encoding proteasome assembly chaperone family protein → MKEWSFHELKRVPRANQLLVGMPDVGLVGLIALTHIVRSLKAEVIAYVDSPHLPPVIMYHEGRPYPVMRIHYHAADSNGYLMLVSDVLMNVRGIRSFAQTLIEWAQSKGIERVILLGGVPTPQRMNLNKPAVYAAGATESDIETIERAGVQLFKEGFVSGPYAMILKECYARSVKGIALMAESFLNYPDPGAAAAVISTLAPLTGLKIDVEPLLKQEEEIRVRLRETMRRTMEAMRASGKAYEYAVPAMYI, encoded by the coding sequence ATGAAGGAGTGGAGTTTTCACGAGTTAAAGCGTGTGCCTCGGGCAAACCAATTGCTCGTGGGGATGCCCGACGTTGGCCTCGTCGGTTTAATCGCTTTAACGCATATCGTAAGATCGTTAAAAGCCGAGGTAATAGCCTACGTTGATTCCCCCCACCTCCCTCCCGTGATAATGTACCATGAAGGACGCCCATACCCTGTCATGAGAATCCACTACCACGCGGCGGACAGCAACGGCTACCTCATGCTCGTCAGCGATGTACTCATGAACGTTAGAGGCATTCGATCCTTTGCGCAAACACTCATCGAGTGGGCTCAGAGCAAGGGTATAGAAAGGGTTATCCTGCTGGGGGGCGTGCCAACACCGCAGCGCATGAACTTGAATAAGCCAGCCGTGTACGCGGCCGGCGCGACAGAGAGCGACATCGAAACTATCGAGAGAGCGGGTGTACAGTTATTTAAGGAGGGCTTCGTGAGTGGCCCGTACGCCATGATACTGAAAGAATGCTACGCTAGATCGGTTAAGGGTATTGCTCTAATGGCTGAGTCCTTCCTTAATTACCCCGATCCGGGAGCCGCAGCGGCCGTGATCTCCACGCTAGCCCCACTGACCGGCTTAAAGATCGACGTGGAACCGCTACTCAAGCAAGAGGAGGAGATTAGAGTTAGGCTGCGCGAGACGATGAGGAGGACGATGGAAGCCATGAGAGCTAGCGGAAAAGCCTATGAGTACGCTGTCCCGGCTATGTACATATAG
- a CDS encoding Hsp20/alpha crystallin family protein — MEEWFEREMRELRREIRRFIKEFESLFEPIFDIERGEVEPLHEVHDAGDRVIIRVDLPKAAKDSVEVLRVGNRLLVRARMREPVKLCDVPFYARCEVSGYKLELELPPDANPEEITASFKAGFLEIIVPRQKVYRVKVE, encoded by the coding sequence GTGGAGGAGTGGTTTGAGAGGGAAATGAGGGAGCTGAGGAGGGAGATTAGGAGGTTCATCAAAGAGTTTGAAAGCCTTTTCGAACCGATTTTCGATATTGAACGTGGAGAGGTAGAGCCTCTGCACGAGGTGCATGATGCCGGTGATAGGGTGATCATAAGAGTTGATCTTCCGAAAGCGGCTAAGGATAGCGTTGAAGTTCTAAGGGTTGGTAACCGGTTGCTCGTGAGAGCTAGAATGAGAGAGCCCGTGAAGTTGTGCGACGTCCCCTTCTACGCTAGATGCGAGGTGTCAGGCTACAAGCTTGAGCTCGAACTCCCGCCTGACGCGAACCCTGAGGAGATCACGGCTTCATTCAAAGCTGGCTTCCTCGAGATAATCGTTCCTAGGCAAAAGGTTTACAGAGTAAAGGTAGAGTAG
- a CDS encoding helix-turn-helix domain-containing protein, translating to MSVEAWKEVAARIIGDIVLSPSPGKSMRKWREQFRVTQTELAEIMGVSSSVLSDYESGRRRFPGTRFLKRFVSGLIEIDERRGAPTLRSLSLLMIGSTKLREAVIDMREFDEPIASKDFCERIGAELVVGTGKELLLGYTVVDSVKLVVEVPAVEYIRLYGATTQRAAIFTGVTLGRSPIVAVKAMQAGMGGLKPALVVMHGVKKVDRLAVEIARRENIPLAICMLESVEELVKTLRAL from the coding sequence GTGAGCGTGGAAGCCTGGAAGGAGGTTGCAGCAAGGATTATCGGCGATATCGTACTGTCACCCTCGCCCGGTAAATCGATGCGAAAGTGGCGCGAGCAGTTCCGAGTGACTCAGACGGAGTTGGCGGAAATTATGGGCGTTTCCTCGTCTGTGCTCAGTGATTACGAGAGCGGCCGTAGAAGGTTCCCCGGTACGCGTTTTTTGAAGAGGTTCGTGTCCGGTTTGATCGAGATCGATGAGAGGAGGGGGGCGCCAACTCTACGCAGCTTATCCCTCCTCATGATCGGTTCCACTAAGCTCAGGGAAGCTGTTATCGATATGAGGGAATTCGACGAACCGATAGCTTCCAAGGACTTCTGCGAGAGGATAGGAGCTGAGCTCGTGGTTGGAACCGGGAAGGAGCTTCTTCTAGGCTACACCGTAGTGGATAGCGTGAAGCTTGTAGTAGAGGTTCCAGCTGTCGAGTATATCAGGCTTTACGGAGCTACAACGCAAAGAGCCGCAATCTTCACAGGAGTCACCTTAGGGAGAAGCCCGATTGTAGCCGTTAAGGCTATGCAAGCTGGGATGGGCGGCTTAAAGCCTGCTCTAGTGGTTATGCATGGGGTGAAGAAGGTCGATAGGCTGGCGGTTGAAATAGCAAGGAGGGAGAACATTCCGCTGGCGATCTGCATGCTGGAAAGCGTTGAAGAACTGGTAAAAACACTGCGTGCCTTATAG
- the gap gene encoding type I glyceraldehyde-3-phosphate dehydrogenase — protein sequence MKYRLAINGFGRIGRLFFRAALKNPKFFDTYEVVAINDIGSPKMLAYLLKYDSTFGKLPNKVEAKDNKIIVDGKELLVLNEPNPEKLPWKDLGIDVVMESTGRFTDREKAALHIKAGAKKVVVTAPSKGADVTIVMGVNHDMYDPKKHEVISNASCTTNCLAPVSYVLLKKFGIQWGFMTTVHAYTNDQRVLDLIHPEDFRRARAAAMNIIPTTTGAARAIHLVIPELKGKMDGMAMRVPVPNVSVVDLVALLDKEVTKEEMDAAFKEASETYLKGILEYVDEPIVSSDILGNPHSAIYDAQASMVLGGKSNKVKVIAWYDNEWGFSCRLVDLLLHIASKGI from the coding sequence ATGAAATACAGACTAGCCATTAACGGGTTCGGGAGGATAGGGAGGCTGTTCTTCCGAGCAGCGTTAAAAAACCCGAAGTTCTTCGACACTTACGAGGTTGTAGCTATAAACGACATAGGCTCCCCGAAGATGCTCGCATACCTGCTGAAGTACGACTCAACTTTTGGAAAGCTTCCAAACAAGGTTGAAGCGAAGGATAATAAGATCATCGTCGACGGCAAGGAGCTCCTCGTCCTTAATGAGCCGAACCCAGAGAAGCTACCTTGGAAGGACTTAGGCATCGATGTCGTAATGGAGTCTACCGGGAGGTTCACGGACAGAGAAAAAGCTGCTCTGCACATAAAAGCCGGGGCAAAGAAAGTGGTTGTGACAGCGCCCTCCAAGGGTGCAGACGTGACGATCGTCATGGGTGTAAATCACGACATGTATGATCCGAAGAAGCACGAGGTTATCTCCAACGCTTCCTGCACTACTAACTGCCTTGCCCCGGTATCTTACGTGCTCCTAAAGAAATTCGGGATACAGTGGGGCTTCATGACCACTGTTCACGCGTACACGAACGACCAGCGCGTGCTCGACTTAATACATCCCGAGGACTTCAGGAGGGCGAGGGCGGCCGCCATGAACATCATCCCAACGACCACCGGTGCTGCTAGGGCCATTCACCTGGTCATACCAGAGCTAAAGGGCAAGATGGATGGCATGGCAATGCGAGTACCAGTGCCGAACGTGTCCGTCGTCGACCTCGTGGCCCTCCTCGACAAGGAGGTCACAAAGGAGGAAATGGATGCTGCCTTCAAAGAGGCCTCGGAAACCTACCTGAAGGGGATCCTCGAGTACGTGGATGAACCGATAGTCTCCTCCGACATACTGGGCAACCCGCACTCCGCGATCTACGACGCTCAGGCGAGCATGGTGCTAGGCGGCAAGAGCAACAAGGTGAAAGTGATTGCCTGGTACGACAACGAGTGGGGCTTCAGCTGCAGGCTCGTAGACCTACTGCTCCACATAGCTAGCAAAGGTATCTAA
- a CDS encoding RNA repair domain-containing protein, which produces MSRANPLRNLLLGLRWNPGVNADDFVISFTSRGACCDVETVRGSAVEKVYLRGFEVRLGAKLVYVPFHRVVMVKNLATGEIVYKK; this is translated from the coding sequence TTGTCGAGGGCAAACCCGCTTAGGAACCTGCTCCTCGGGCTCCGCTGGAATCCCGGCGTTAACGCCGACGATTTCGTAATCTCGTTCACTTCGCGCGGGGCTTGTTGCGACGTTGAGACGGTGCGCGGATCCGCGGTGGAAAAAGTGTACTTAAGAGGTTTTGAGGTACGTCTCGGCGCTAAACTAGTCTACGTTCCTTTTCATCGAGTTGTAATGGTGAAGAATCTAGCAACAGGAGAAATCGTATACAAAAAGTAG